The sequence GCGCTGGTAGAAGGGCTGTTGGACGAGCTTGCTGGTGCCGCCGCCGGCGCCCGAGGTGAACGGGCCGGGGAAGCCGTCCCAGCTCTTGCCGTCGGCCGACAGCGGGGCGCGCTCGGTGCCCCAGCCGGTCTCCCACAGGTACTTGTCGTTCTTGCCGACCGCCAGCGAGGTGCCGCCGACGGAGGTGGCCCACTGGGAGTCCGCCGGGGTGTTGACGTCCTTGGCACCGTCGATGGTGTTGTCGCCGTCGTCGCCGGAGGAGAAGTAGAAGCCGATGCCCTCGACCACGCCCTGCTGGAAGGTCTGGTCGTAGGCGGCCTGCAGGTCCGGCGTCTCGTTGGCCTCGACGTCACCCCACGAGTTGCTCACGATGGTGGCGAGCCGGCCGTCGACGACCGTGTTGAGCGCGTCGAGCAGGTCGTCGTCGTAGCAGGACTTGGCGCCGACGTAGACGATGTTCGCGTCGGGGGCGACCGCGTGCACGGACTCGACGTCCAGGGACTCCTCGCCGTACCAGCTGGAGCCGCCGCAGTCCTCGACGCTGTTGTAGCCGTCGGGGCCGGGGGTGACCTGGGTCAGCTGGCCCTTGCGGTACTTCTGGCCGCCGGTGTCCTTCGCCAGCTTGGCGCTGTCGCCGACGATGTTCGGGGAGGCGTACGCGTCGGTGATCGCGACGGTGACGCCCTTGCCGGTGTACTTGCCGGCACCGTACGCGGAGCGCAGCTGGTCACCGGTGTAGCCCTTGATCGTGTACGGGGCCTTGCCGCCGTACGCGGAGGGAAGCTTCTTGTCGGTGTTCGACCCGTAGTAGGTCGAGAACGGCCCGGCGTTGGAGAAGGCGGCCTCGGGGGGAGGCAGCGTGTCGTCGTGGCTGGCTCGCTTGGGGGCGTTGTCCAGGCCGGTGACGGTGAGGACGGCACCCTTGAGGGCGGCGGGCGCGGACGCCGTGCTGGTGGGGGCGCGGTAGGTGTGGCCGCTCTTCGTGTAGTTGTGCAGCTGGGTGCCGAACGCCTTCTCGGCGGCCTTCACTTCACCGGTGACGGTGAGGTAGTGGGCGTTGGTGCCGGTCACCTTCAGGCCGGCCGAGGTCAGCCAGGCGGTGATGGCGTCGGTCTGCGCCTTGGTGGCGCCGAACCTGGCCTTGGCCTGAGCCTCCGTCAAGTAGTGGGCGTAGTCGGCGGAGTTCGGGTCCGAGACGGCCTTGGCGTAGGCGGCGAGGCCGCTTGCGTCCTTGCCCGCGAGGTAGACCCGCACGGTCACCTTGCCGCTGTCCGACGTGGCGCCCTTGTCCGCGTGGGCGGTGGCCCACTGCGGCTTGGTGCCGCTCAGGAGCTGGCGTCCGGCGGGCTGTGCGGCCGTGGCGCTCTGGGCGCCCAGCGCGAGGGCACCGGCGACCAGCGGCAGCGCCGCCGCCACCGCGAGTGCCGCGCGCGTTCTCTTGCGCTCAAATCTCATGAAACCCCCATACGCAGCGAATGGTTGTCGCATCCCAGACGGCGTCGCCGCTATGCGTGCGCGGCTCACCGCAGAGCGACACTCTTTCGCTGATCAGTTCATGCCAGGGATATGGTTTCACCAAGAGAAGGTCAAGGAATGGTACGCACCGGCGGCCGGACATGACGCCGCGACAGCCGCCCACCGCACCCCAACTGGCCTGCGGGCACGGCGAATCCGCTCCCCGACGAATTGATGTTGCTCGCTGCGCACCTGGCCAAACACCGGACCCGGTCCACGGAACGCGCCGAGTTGGCATGCTACGGCCGGAACGGGGTTGGCGGCAGCGGCAGTCGACGGCCGAGCCCGACGGTCGAAGCCTGATGCCCGGTGGCCGGTGGCCGGTGGCCGAACGAAAACGCCGCACACCTGGTGGTGTGCGGCGTCGATGATCGCTGTGGAGCTACGGGGAATTGAACCCCGGACCTCTTGCATGCCATGCAAGCGCTCTACCAACTGAGCTACAGCCCCGCGCGGACCCCGGGACACCCCGGCGACCTGGAGTTACTTTACACGGCGACGGAGCCGGGAAGCACATCGATTGGCGGGAGCGCCGGGCGGCGCGGCGGGGTCCCGGACGTCGGCCCCGCGCACCGGTGACGGGACCTGGTGGCACGACTCGTCGCGGTGTT comes from Streptomyces sp. NBC_00448 and encodes:
- a CDS encoding S53 family peptidase, with product MRFERKRTRAALAVAAALPLVAGALALGAQSATAAQPAGRQLLSGTKPQWATAHADKGATSDSGKVTVRVYLAGKDASGLAAYAKAVSDPNSADYAHYLTEAQAKARFGATKAQTDAITAWLTSAGLKVTGTNAHYLTVTGEVKAAEKAFGTQLHNYTKSGHTYRAPTSTASAPAALKGAVLTVTGLDNAPKRASHDDTLPPPEAAFSNAGPFSTYYGSNTDKKLPSAYGGKAPYTIKGYTGDQLRSAYGAGKYTGKGVTVAITDAYASPNIVGDSAKLAKDTGGQKYRKGQLTQVTPGPDGYNSVEDCGGSSWYGEESLDVESVHAVAPDANIVYVGAKSCYDDDLLDALNTVVDGRLATIVSNSWGDVEANETPDLQAAYDQTFQQGVVEGIGFYFSSGDDGDNTIDGAKDVNTPADSQWATSVGGTSLAVGKNDKYLWETGWGTERAPLSADGKSWDGFPGPFTSGAGGGTSKLVQQPFYQRGVVPDSLALANGGTTKMRVEPDIAAVADPNTGFLVGETETFPDGTAKYNEYRLGGTSLASPVIAGVQALAEQARGGVPIGFANPLIYDRYGTSAYHDVTDHPLGQGQGIANVRVDYVNSVDASDGLITSLRTFGTDSSLHATVGYDDVTGVGSPAKDYVQSYKPAKKTGKH